The DNA segment ttcctctcgctcgtaacgcgtcccacggctgtgacaacctcgcgaggcacttgtatagatctcgtctttgagaatcaagcattggtgtaccaagtcaaacatatatcagtctatttctccgaccacaaagcttccttcatgactgtcaagaactgttagtggagtctttgttaaaggaatacgtgtgaaaaataaaaaaaaattctgtgatagcgcatacatgtgttgctcgatttctttgcctcaatctatcgaaaaggtgaaacagcttatttgctgcgctcaaatttcgcattaggaagtaacgtaatcgtcggtaatttttttcagctccaAATAAGCTAAGCACCTTGTGTAAAACCACTAACCCAATAAGGACAAATAAGCCGGTTTGTGGTAGCATTGCAAAGATGAGTTCTTCGGATGCGCTGTAGGAGTGGTCTATCATATTCCACTGTCATGCGGTAGAtgctacataggccaaaccggaagATGCAATAATGAGCACTTAAGAGAGCACAGAAATATAGTGTATCAGGTGACGATTTTCTTGCTTTGCATTGCAATACATGTCCATGTCGCCCTCTTCTAAATGACACCGCTATTATATACAGGGATAAGCGCAagtgtgtgatgatgatgatatgtggtgttttgtggcgcaagggccaggcttggccaaagtgcgccatgacaagtggtgatgttgacgatgtattgtggaagatgtgacttggctgtaccgtggcctaaaaatagtcgctgtagagtgcgcAAAATttacttgctataaaattatggcgatgacagatgacgaatactatgaacattaaaatccatcgtaaaagaatgatgcagaatagaaaatatatgagatggtaaaaatgcctggagcactgttgcctagccagagcccttgaaacacaagggcctagaggcacgtgctacatgaaagaactatcacagcgccatcctctgaaaagaggagacgctacgaacatgtggggctaacaacatgcaacacaacatctttcagataacttaggactgcgttagtgtcgaagagcggttctgggccgagtaacattataggatgaaggggaatatgctgccggtatgctaacggaaaatgtttctttctgtcagattcggctttccgacactccacgaggacatggaggacggtcagcctctctctgcatctcccacaggctggaggctcacttccggtgagtaggaaattaTGAGCGCAAGTGTGTAAGATTAATTGTAGAAACTGGGCAAATCCTATCGGCCGCTGACCAATGTATCGGCAAACTATCACTATCATTGTCCGTGAGGAAGTTAGATTATTTGCGCATGCCATGAAAGTTGACTGCATTTGCAATGGGTCATTTACGTTTCttggtgttttcttgttgtaCCAGTTTTAGACAGTGTGGCTCTACTGAGCCatatatacagtcgacttccattaatttgataatctttctggggttttacttgccaaaaccagttctgattatgaggcatgcccatCAATTCGATCCTGAGGGGACCATTGAGactggtcgaattaaacaaaaggCATAAAAAACATTGAAACATGCCATTGCTTCACTTTGCAGTATTTGCCTTTAAAATTAACTTTGGCCGCGTTTCAGTTTAGCGCTACACCTGCAACCATCAACAGCTACGAACTCGCCCAGTTTACTATTTTTCTTATTgttagcttcactgcaatacagccaCGTTATGCATAGAACCATACCAAGCAGGGAAAGGTGCCATTGTTGCAAGACAGCACGTGTTCCCTAATTTACATACATGCACATGTGCAGTCTccagtcacagtatgagcaccaagaCGCCTAATAGGTGTATGGGTAGGCCTTCAGAGTTTGATATATTCATACTCTATTGTTGGCTTTTGACATCTCCTCAGCTTAACGCAGTTTTTTCAACTTACTGCCTTCCTTtttgctagctttcccaaaacacaaTTGTTTTCCACTTCTCTGTGCACGGCACATTTACTTAAAGAAGACGTACTAGGCCTCATTAACggtctcatatacaagacatgcATGGAAGCTGAAAAAAAGGACTCAAATCACTACTGAAACgtaagaaacagctctgaatggctgccactaTGCTTATTAGGTGGCTAGgttctcctactgtgacaggaaactgcATGACTGTATAATCAAGGAACACGTGCGATGTCCTGTGACAGTGGCCCTTTTCCATTCTCggtatgcttcaccacagtaAGTTGCATATGCTTCAGCGCATAACACGGCTGTATTTGGGCGAATCTGACCAGTGAGGTTCGAATTATCCGacgaaggccaattttgagattGAAATAACAGAAATTTGGGCTCACAGAAATGtatttcattaaataaaaaacgatcatcagcaaacaactttatttaaaagGGGTGACTGACTACTTCTATATCATTAttacatattaaaaatgacaagAGGCCAAGCATGCTGCTTTGAGGAACACTGGAAGTAACTGGCACTTCATGGGAAGGGCAATCGCTTATGCTGACGAATTGTTTGTGCTTAGTTAAGTATGCAGAGATTCAGCCAATTAAGTATGGCAGAAGATTTGCAATTTGGAGCTTCTCAATTAGTTTAGAGTGTCAAACAAGCTCAAATGCTTTTCTGTCTGCACTACAGGAATATAACATTAATCTGGCCAGGCTTATCAAGaatcctacactctaagaaaaaagagagtaaaaagtgagtcacggcaacttgactctcttttttcttccgaagacccacttttacgcgagtagagtcagaaaacaagagtcaacatttgcgcatgggtcgtttgactctcaatagcacgcgaagagtcgtcgtggaaaatcgccattctctgatatttgagatgagtcaggcgagagaaagattttaatgcaggagaagaaataccagataaactcttctgttttaggcaggccctcgggtttctgtcctggttgtaatgcggtgtatcattctttcatccttgtcatgttctgcaattacttcgaagtctatatattgattttccttgaccatgtttgttgatacctcgcacgcttaagcgatagctggtttcctatgctaaggaagacctggatttgaCAAACtagattctgaccataagtaaatctaaaaaaaaagtattggctactaaagagagcacagcaacgagataacaagttcagtaggcgccctcaacagtgtcgattgtaagtgtaattccacgacttaaaattaaattttgaagatttaagttcaaaaatcaagatcttgttatgaggcgcacggtaatggaaagctgcagatttattttcagcagctcgggttatttaacgtgtacggaatccacggtatacgcgcattttcgccttctgaccccgttggaatgtgactgccgcggttgtggttggacccgtcacctcgagctcagcagcgcaacaccaaagccactgggctaccgcagtgcgttgcgttccgcgaccagaaacaaatattagtgtacgcaacactgctttggaaccacctagaaatataaaaacaataatacagcagtttcaccccaatgctgcatgaaccactgcacgaactattgcacgaaccaaggttcgtagtttcatcggctgaataaactgcagtaaacattcacttactccctaaattagcaagcactgggtcacgcgcgcacgtgcaaacttCAACAGATCTcgctcaatgacggcgaacactggttgtcacagcgttggcgtgatgaagggcgcgagcagagcggaccgaacgcttctgctgcctcttccttcaaagcgcCTCCGAAAATTTGCGCTATCTGAGCACACTCTTACCTATgctcttaccccccccccccccccccccccactccgggccgggctagagcaacggctagaggaggagaagcgcgctaaactagcgcctccctctcccggcttgcgcgcgttttatcacgtggcctccttagatacttgacttggggcgcccatccagcccggctcagcctcgaacacttcctttaacgcgcacagtcaacggcgcgggatgggatcttatcgcacttgactttatacgtaagctcggacggttgtgcccatataactgctatcgcaaaattcgcaataaacagaaaattttactgaggaccaacaacgctgctGCTCCACACGTCGTGATAcagcggtgaacgatatttcgggaaaatgtgttgctaaatctccgtcaaacactacgctcgcatttggtgacagcggaacgcagtcgcaagaatttgtggaggaaataccggagttctggcagcttcaggtgcactagattattcagtaacgtcggcggctttgtagttatgccttacatcagagcaaactgaaCTCGACAGGGATCaaggcagccgcaccgttatagctaagcaaattaagaacaattacgccgcgtcttcccacttcgaccatgctccgacagcccaacgatagatatttcaaacgtaaccgcactgggacgagcaaattttgcttctgcgaagtgaaaGTAGCGGGTATTTCAGGACGCGTGTTGAATTCAcagctgtttcattcgtgaacattgcttacgtgacgtaaaattatcagtgagcaaaacagtttttgtttcaacgcaaggaaagaaaaccgaaactagttgtgcggattcaaatgatccaaagccgaagccgtcaatagcatgacgccatttttcagttgtgttgcatctcgcgcgtacgttgtcgtcgagtggtggttctttattctatggagtggttctgaaagcgctgtGTTAGGGGTGgctgcaaccaggcgttgcggcaagttacggtgggaacttctgtccgtgctgtgtgattgcgacgaggacgactgccgccagcagcggcgtgtcgccgatttcgtctttgccgacatcaaGTGCAGCTCGCCGGACCGTCCTAAGCGCCGCaagtgttgcgttttgcactgcatcttccttgtgatatgggagatcgcaacgcagagacgaccagatgcatacgaaagactaccagcggagagtgacctgtgccatatttctcttagcctctcaggtaagcatatcagcttttgttcagagtttacaaacggcgcgtaatcggcccttccggcacggctacattttgcgccacgtttctcttggcagttcacagacgtttcttaggcatgcgtgggcgtatgtatgcgaaaatactactggcagacggaagcctcaggagagcatctgaaattatagcaaagctgtactgccatagatgaacaccgttcttaacgactccaatgacgagtggcctgtcgcatcgaaaaatccgtagaataccaagtactgcgtaacttgaaatgtagaaacaatactagcaccagtgtgactttcgctggcgaagacaggttgtaGAAAAAACAGTTatctattctgaagatttactagcgctttaggtatattaccgcgaataataaaaacgctaccacgctgtatggaagtgtcaggcgatgtggcagcacagatattttcgtagcagtaaggcggctgcatgcacgagcgaacagacacaaccctttaaaagcgctgaaacagaacaaattaaatgtgcatttggcgtcatgtcggaaacacattggcttacagtataagccgatgtataatgctattattttttGTCATCTTTATTctcacggttgtaaatatttaaaagcatgaatttgctgcaacgtttatatagtaaatcctactaggcgcacaaaacctggctgtgttgtgtagagaatttgtgctattcctactggattttctattttgagtccggtgttttatgaaaaagagggcctttttatttgtagtcttatgttagtgcagatatttggcaagcagaaatgagttgattgcaaagttgtatctcCCGGTGAGATGCATATGAACCCAACTTTATCCCGTCTTGGTTATTGtaaggtgcatataacaattttaagtatatacagccgtagttggcttagtcactgtagcgtattttgtaaaagtagaatgctatgattattttactgttttcatgcagaaatacctttttttcttgtaccaagaaacgctcacatcattgaatgaaatgaggtgtggtgtatttttctattaatttaataaaggaaatttcgtctgcggtgtatcagagattagtttactttcttttactaaacaatgcattatctcctctgctattgctgttgttctgtgtatctttgtaattttgaaatgcactttattttatgtattcaagaaatggcaacatccagaagaagacgccatcttacccagcacgttatgggtgagacagatcgtagcaggcacttttgcatatctcattagcatatgatgctatttgttttaatttttgtgtccactttcctggcctttttcattttagcattattgtgcaaagggtaatacttttacatcgagatagagtaattgtccaaaggagacacatggctggaggagacgaCACACAAAAGCCTCCTTTGTTCGTATGTCTATGTTACGCAGTTACTCTGttgttatctaccaacaagcccaagttcttcgtcagctacatttactaattctccgttattacaattttattgatacaacattgaaagtacagaggttcacaggaagacagagacttgaaatgataagagccgtagaacaaggagcatcgctggagccaatgtttcgacaaagagaaggagataagttttcttgccaaacattggctccagtgagagagagagacaacttcatgtagtcgcctgcagaacgacaccatgactaaatggcgccatGATGCGGGCCCAGACGTCTTCTCAgtgggtggtctctactcaactccagcgcgtgttactcccgcggtcggtcgccctgaggggcaccgttccgtcggtttcgctcggccgttgtctttcaagagccgccgagacctgctggacggcccagtaaaatttcttgttctatcactatttacgattaaaagacagcattagtgctcttgctgaagtattatgcattatggaataaacatttgcagggttaaatgtcaggaatgtgaaatttcttgtgtattttaatgctacagcgaaagccagaaaaacaagatatagagaaccacattgttatttgtcactacccagtttggccagcttcattcagagcttgcactttgttgcattaacgaccactggaattcaataattgaattgcttcgtgatttacttatattcagagatattgaacttgttttaatgcagcttaacatagtgcatgtaaaaaatatacaatgacattttaagaggcttgcagttgactagcaaatcacttgatggtatgagctcaggttaccattgagcttccacgcacaaatcggatgcacatttttttttcattgcttggattttcataaacataagtaccatttcttctttgtcgatgttctagttgtgttgtaggacctaactgtttacatttatttgtattggtatccatgttacacagacagctgaatttttcttgtaaactgtgacatggtaggactaagagcgtttgtgcaaatttgctgcaggtacgctctggtggctcccgccccttcatcctacgaccaccgtgtcctcactacgttcactagggagttcgaagcctttggcggctcctgccactgcgtcctgccaccactgtgtcctgactacgtccactagggagttggcagccttcgtgatgatgccaagcaggctggaagccgacaGAAGGATTGAGGTAAATACATGTAACTAAGTGGCAagtttttgagtgaagtggcttgtagccactcagcaataaaagaattaacttcgaagcagtttagactccctgctatcggtgcaggaatgctcaagtccaccCATTTTGCCTTAGCCaccaagaggctatgtggattagatgaaatgcgatgcaaattttgaaactagtaggagaccacttgtacaattttttttcttgcttgacacaaaactgctttgataaagctttaggaatttaaaaacaatacagtgtactttcatacatgttattgggcataaatttactaggactgcctcaatagtaagtatgctgataaacttacaccaaaactgactttttttgctagttaatcctcatctctgtgcactgctgcataatttatcttcctgaaaccagtttttgcgtgcagcacaagtcctaaatatgtggattacataaatttgcagcttttgctgtaagcgagttctatgaaaataaagttaataggccattttgttcatttttaatgacccataataaactgagcagtggctaataagcagttcagtttttggtgtaaggcctctctttattgtcctgaaaaatttggcccccttaatgaaggaaccaattttttggctatgccttttatgatgcatagtttggtgcgttacacaagtatttcttgaaattaacatttgtcctatattgaagggcctccagtttttcgaaaacaaatttcaagtggtcgtgtgccaggtcgggacagctcgcatgaaatagcctacttacagaagtagggagggccatacccgccgtggttgctcagtggctatggtgttgggctgctgagcacgaggtcgcaggattgaaccccggccacggcggccgcatttcgaggggggcgaaaagggaaaacacctgtgtacttagattaaggtgcacattaaagaacctcaggtggccgaactctccggtgtcctccactacggcgtgcctcataatcagaaagtggttttggcacataaaaccccattgtttgaatttttttatggagggcccagtacacttgactttatgttaagatactattattgatctacaaaagacggaatgaaacattccgtcctataagcagctcttcacattcatttacacttttgcacatctgtatacctcaagtctggtgacttgtgtctgttttcattatctgctatgtgcagatggtaaacttcaggtttgccctatgatggagaatattttgttgcttatagatatggatctgtgtttttcaggttgcctcgaaattttacccaagccgtgccacacacttgggccaggcctcttgcaaacgacgtataaccaggctcaacgcatgatgtcgagtgagtccggagatcgaggcaacctgctgtgcaaccagcgtgcaacctttggtgaccctcaacatgttccacctattgcacagctgcactcagcttccccctatccaaaccgcatcaccagctgtggtcactcatcgaaccatggatgaatgttggggtggagtgatttgaagagacattctttttgtctcttcaaatccttagcaaatacttgtgttattataattaatatgtgtctttagtgcctagtttttaatggttcctttctattagaattctcgccatcgattcctgctattataatgtatgtctgtctttatgcccagtttttcatagttcttttgtacttgtctatgtaattgataggttcatacttcttgttatacagagggctaaaatgcaaacttacggcatttttttcttccttttgagaatctacagcactgcaaagtgttcaagaaatgtagcCCAACGcgggctctggtgcaggaaaaatttaagagcaatatagagtacttatttcaaacacccattatttttggaaaagtaatgaatataggagcacaaaaaagaaaatattaaactagagaaacatgagttcccctcataagtctgataatgatgtgacttcccttcactgcaaagataccagtaatatactcgcatacaaggtttgaaacaagaaagctatgatgcccttggcatttctcagtgcctatttgtcactctgacgaatgtcaaaggcatcgtaggtttcatgtacacattggttgtgttacacttttgagtattgcatttctcaaacacaaaggtttacagcagtgctttaaatagcaaatgcatttcctaatttattagtgcaagaggaacagtacagattatgtaaaaattattttacagactatatgtccatggatgcacgcttctgatgacatagcagtgacgtggtcgtgggatgaatgactttatttcagatttaaatattggcttccaggtctgggttagtctcctacactgaatagtctaggtcagagcccatttactagagaaagtgaattaaactaggaattataaacatcaaaagatcttgtttaggaaattaatgtgacaatcagcaaggttctttgggcaTTCATCtccaaatttgtaggatatattttatgTCTGGTTTCATTgttgtgagaacaaatatttgtttattgtcacactagagttggctgccccatttgtatacaacccctttacaggctaaaaattcagtgtgttattctatttactcgcataatgatcgcacttattttcaaattgactcaaattcaggggtgcgatcattacgctgggtaaatttgccacaaaaagaaaaaaaatatatcctctgccatttgctacgggatgacaacaggtcgacaaagaggtggctgcctctgtatgtactgcgggacacaaaaaaaaaaacatggtggctGGCAGAGCAAGCCGTACAcgccgaacacgatttttttttcttttcgtgagtacattacgtgcattcaaacagtttcttccgtatcagtattgaataatatcggcaagtttgcggcaataacatagccatgtccactctgaggggacagaaacagatgggcgcgcttagctgcctgtgacataggaacacatggcgggcatgctgcggaaactgcagcatttgtcttcaccactatcctaatatggcacgtttccgctaagggtgggtgaatatcttagctgcgttacaaacatCGGCGAATGagtagggtacacttctaacgtatcagtgtaaacgtggctgctatcattgccgctcgcgatttgttgcgtgcccacaagtacagacgagaagaaacgaaaggtgccttttttgtagtttttgttgaccacaaccattacaaagcctacacataataaaggcaagtttggttgtagcttttttttttgtcatataagtgcggaaagtgattgacggaatgaaatggggcatctgcttaagaatgtttggtgcgtgcagactgcttggtttgtcttgaagagttgttcgcatagcagttgacagatggtaagcgcaatcattattagctggacttggcacatgacatatcgctgcggcaagtttgggatgcaatcttacacgagaaataaaaaaatcgaattttgacatcAGAATTTAGGGGTGCGGTCATTACGCGAGTGCCATCATTAtgcgaataaatacggtattagGCTGTTTTTCGTTTTGCGCActcaatgttaagggatgcaaatggtgacatacaacagaatgcaaaaatgacgaatgaatgcaagcagggcgtgggcctttttaggcagatgcgtgcgtgtgctatttataaagctccccatggtatgcctaaaggcattttctaacactttgggagaaaacactgacacccacttattaaggggaaatactcctcaaaacaacttttttatatacttgtactagagatttgaatatactgtcattcataaagtgttttattagatttgaattgtcattgatttttgtgtagctgctgttctttagttatggtcctacacagtggcaaaatattcttgtgggcacttccctgtgtataaaattttcagaaatagcttcatgctgtatcttatttagctagttatatactgcaaagtgatgaaacctatcgaaacggcttgtacaattactggaactatgcaaaaaatattaggccacattaaataattttacagattgcgatttcaattagatatcagcattctgcatatcttgaagagtatgtatgccaaatttcgttagtataggacaattataagtgcataaggttattctcatgctattgtgagaaaacgtttttgaagtatattctatAGGCATGTGCGAATAGTGCTTTTTCACTTCGAAGCGAATACGAAGCGAATAGTCATCGAATTCGAATGAATTCGAAGCGAAGCGAATATTTTCGAATCGAAGCGAATATTTGGGACTCCTAGTACACAACAGAAAAATTGATGGAGTGACAATGATCTCTGCTGGCTGTTTTATCAGTTATATTTTCTGAACCATTATaaatgtgaggcaatgacaaacAGACATGAGGCATGAGACCTTTCATTTTTCAATTTATTCAGACCACTGTGCACTGCTCACCCAGCCTTTCATCCTAGTGCATGTTGCTATGTATAAACACTAACTGCTCAACATGGTCGGGGAGAAGGTGTTCTCTTCTAGTGGTGACAACATTTCCTGTTGACGAGAACAACCTCTCACATGACACTTGGGTTGCTGGCACTGACAGGTATAGCCGAGCTAGCTTGGACAGTGACGGGTACTTGTCTTCGCCGAAATTTTTCCACCACAGGAAAGGATTTTCCAAGCGGGGCCGAACAGGTGCATGGAGGTACTCCTCCACCTCTTCCATAAGTCGCTGGGAACCAGTGCTTGAAGTGGTGGTAGAGGCCAAAGCTCCAAAAACATCCCACACATCACTAGAGACAGCCTGTGCAGGTGCACTGGGCTCTTCGCTGTCTCTCTCCTGAGGCAGGCTTTTCTCCACAGCTGAGCAGAGTAGATTTTTTAGCCACCGTTTCTCACTTGTGGTGTCGTAACAAACGGCTTTAAATCGGGGGTCCAGTGCTGTGCTCAAGGCATATGTCACCTGCAATTTTATATCGACAAACCTGGACTTCATGCTGTGAAGGAGGTTTCCTGCAAATGCAGACTCCTCCCCACAACGCTGCTGTTGCTGAGTGAGCAGAAGTTGCATGCAATGCACTAGTGGCACCACTTGCGAGAGAGTTGGGTGCTTTTCGGAGCAAGACTCTCTTGTTGCATCATCAACACATTTTAGCACTGATGTGATGGATGCCATCAGATGCCATTCACTTGAAGTCAAGTTTTCCAATGTGTCCTGTTCCGACAGATTCAAGGAAATTGGTACACGGAGCTTTAAAAGGCGTGACATCATTTCATATTCAATATTCCATCTCGTCGCAACATCCTGAATTACTTCAAGGGGCTCTAAGCCCATGCTAACCTGAACCTCTTTGAGGCGACTTCTGGCTTGGGAACTCCTCTTGTAGTGCCCTACAATTGCTCGGGCCTTGACACACAGCTGCTCAAAATTCTGAGTGTCCTTCTTTGCACACTGGATGCACAGCTGTAACGTATGCGCGAAGCACTGTATACTTGTCCATCCCGTTCGCGATGCGGCGCCCAGGAAGTTTCTGGCATTGTCAGTCACAATGAAAACTGGAACATCTTGAGGCAGTCCCCACTCCTTTGCCAAGTCAAGGAGGATGCGCTTCAGGTTGTCAGATGTATGGCCTTCCGGCATGTGCCGGCATGCCAGGTGGTAATTGTGAAGCCGGAACTCTTTATCGACGAGATGGCATGTAAATGAGACGTAACTATCCCCGGGCCTAGACGTCCACCCGTCGGTCGTCACCGAGTAGCATGGGGTCCCGTCAGCGAAGTGATGGCGCAGCTCACT comes from the Dermacentor albipictus isolate Rhodes 1998 colony unplaced genomic scaffold, USDA_Dalb.pri_finalv2 scaffold_51, whole genome shotgun sequence genome and includes:
- the LOC139052993 gene encoding zinc finger BED domain-containing protein 4-like, which gives rise to MNESAQRVFRSAIWEFFDRGASDATCRTCKMRLKTPTGTTTTLVNHLKRHPDPFKQFEKLRAAESSKKLAGPKKTTGTNKADASAASCSYFKPTLKGDSQRAKTLTKVAQFLATGLHSYSIVEEPGFLSLMHTAVPEYKVPSRTTFSRSVVPELYAKEKERIKSELRHHFADGTPCYSVTTDGWTSRPGDSYVSFTCHLVDKEFRLHNYHLACRHMPEGHTSDNLKRILLDLAKEWGLPQDVPVFIVTDNARNFLGAASRTGWTSIQCFAHTLQLCIQCAKKDTQNFEQLCVKARAIVGHYKRSSQARSRLKEVQVSMGLEPLEVIQDVATRWNIEYEMMSRLLKLRVPISLNLSEQDTLENLTSSEWHLMASITSVLKCVDDATRESCSEKHPTLSQVVPLVHCMQLLLTQQQQRCGEESAFAGNLLHSMKSRFVDIKLQVTYALSTALDPRFKAVCYDTTSEKRWLKNLLCSAVEKSLPQERDSEEPSAPAQAVSSDVWDVFGALASTTTSSTGSQRLMEEVEEYLHAPVRPRLENPFLWWKNFGEDKYPSLSKLARLYLSVPATQVSCERLFSSTGNVVTTRREHLLPDHVEQLVFIHSNMH
- the LOC139052992 gene encoding uncharacterized protein, whose product is MEDGQPLSASPTGWRLTSGVAATRRCGKLRWELLSVLCDCDEDDCRQQRRVADFVFADIKCSSPDRPKRRKCCVLHCIFLVIWEIATQRRPDAYERLPAESDLCHISLSLSGTLWWLPPLHPTTTVSSLRSLGSSKPLAAPATASCHHCVLTTSTRELAAFVMMPSRLEADRRIEVASKFYPSRATHLGQASCKRRITRLNA